In Caldisphaera lagunensis DSM 15908, a single genomic region encodes these proteins:
- a CDS encoding ABC transporter substrate-binding protein: MRVIEGNKRSSSRVTLYVIVVVVIVLIIVGGVAAYYATKKPIMTTTSSTTTYITSTTTSTTSSTTTSTITLSTLKPVATSTYASVAGTPINFVLSSFTPSSNRYALFYAGNGKIINTTSQYVNVTYNYPGHYLVYYNVYQSGSLIGSSQSNMIEITVAPNVPSSLSDLVTVPTITFNITRNPTAPIFSTGETVYLSGGFLQPPSGQNMTIYEYVWNFGNGTTLTIPALNSTGYAEEVALTGSGNISYIEPSKNPITLSFNEPGLYAISLTIITKNVSSGKTYNYTTYQSVAVSSSTSPFAIYSPNLQVPNPGTIIVAENVPGGPYSFDPQIDYDAIGFEELLNIYSTLVIYNGSSTTSFLPMAAAYLPTVGNWSNITARYLYGAISPNYTIYIFKIRPGLYFSNGDPLTAYDVWYSLIRDILCAGGTPGTPGWILTQYLIPNYTPFTSVITSPNDTQGFDEIMNAITYNNQTDTVTLHLWRPATPQFLFTALADPEGTGILDAKWLEQIGAGINFTPAGFYAYQQQADEGNYNTQVQWNPISSGPYMIKSYTPGESVVLSPNPYWPTNISYIPKPNDTVIIYWVKDPNTAYEMFASGQADIVTFLPSNYIPSIEQLESEGVASLYEYPSLAAFFFTFNANISEPILSSLNPSYHIPSYYFANPLVRKAFAYAFNYSEYINDIVGNAKYHFDFGNLYCGAIVYGLPYYVPPSELSNCPTFNLTYAKQLMEESGFYNISVYFPIIVSSGDTVDFTAAEMWAQALHEMDPNINAVPLYMPSSTIGAYGIPGQNPMPVYNDAWYADYPLANDFTDALYLETSGVYPAPNGWNVSYFENLSKYFASQGNTFLANLFENESEQYNEMDNLILMADKYAFTGNTTAAQLYYKQAEQIGIDLYLYVYTYQPTLSWIIKSYMHGFNNQILYEENPINGGDSVFYWWIKG; the protein is encoded by the coding sequence GTGAGAGTTATTGAAGGAAACAAGAGGTCCTCGTCTAGGGTAACTCTTTATGTTATTGTCGTAGTCGTTATAGTATTAATTATTGTAGGGGGAGTTGCAGCATATTATGCAACTAAAAAACCAATAATGACTACTACATCCTCGACTACTACATACATTACAAGTACTACTACAAGTACTACATCCTCGACTACTACAAGTACAATAACTCTTTCAACATTAAAACCAGTTGCAACATCAACATATGCATCAGTAGCAGGAACACCAATTAACTTTGTATTATCATCATTTACCCCATCAAGCAATAGATATGCATTATTCTATGCAGGTAATGGGAAAATAATAAACACAACATCACAATACGTTAATGTAACCTATAATTATCCAGGTCATTATTTAGTTTATTATAATGTATATCAAAGCGGTTCATTAATAGGGTCTTCTCAATCAAACATGATTGAAATAACAGTAGCACCAAATGTACCATCAAGCCTATCAGATTTAGTTACAGTTCCAACAATTACATTTAACATAACAAGAAATCCAACAGCACCAATTTTCTCAACAGGTGAAACAGTTTATTTATCAGGAGGATTTTTGCAACCACCATCTGGTCAAAACATGACTATATATGAATATGTATGGAACTTTGGTAATGGAACAACTTTAACAATACCTGCTTTAAATTCTACAGGCTATGCAGAAGAGGTAGCTTTAACTGGATCTGGAAATATTAGCTATATAGAACCTTCTAAAAATCCCATAACTCTTTCATTTAACGAACCTGGTTTATATGCTATATCATTAACAATAATAACTAAAAACGTTTCATCTGGGAAAACATATAACTATACAACATATCAAAGCGTTGCAGTATCATCATCTACTTCACCATTTGCAATATATTCACCAAACCTGCAAGTACCTAACCCAGGTACAATAATTGTTGCAGAAAATGTTCCAGGAGGTCCATATAGCTTTGACCCTCAAATAGATTATGATGCGATAGGATTTGAAGAGCTTTTAAACATATATTCTACATTAGTTATTTATAATGGTTCATCAACAACATCTTTCTTACCAATGGCAGCAGCTTATTTACCAACTGTTGGTAATTGGTCAAACATAACTGCTAGATATTTATATGGAGCAATTTCACCAAATTATACAATTTACATATTTAAAATAAGACCTGGTTTGTATTTCTCTAATGGAGATCCATTAACAGCATATGATGTATGGTATTCATTGATAAGGGATATATTATGTGCAGGAGGAACACCAGGTACTCCAGGTTGGATATTAACACAATACCTCATACCAAATTATACACCATTTACCTCAGTTATTACTTCACCAAATGATACACAAGGATTTGATGAAATAATGAATGCAATAACTTATAATAACCAAACAGATACAGTAACTTTGCATTTATGGAGGCCTGCAACGCCTCAATTCTTATTTACTGCATTAGCTGACCCTGAAGGAACAGGTATATTGGATGCTAAATGGTTAGAACAAATAGGGGCAGGAATTAATTTCACACCAGCTGGATTTTATGCATATCAACAACAAGCAGATGAAGGTAATTATAATACACAAGTTCAATGGAACCCAATATCATCTGGACCATACATGATCAAATCTTATACCCCTGGAGAAAGCGTTGTTTTATCACCAAATCCATATTGGCCCACAAATATTTCATACATACCTAAACCAAATGATACTGTTATAATATATTGGGTTAAAGATCCAAACACTGCATATGAAATGTTTGCATCTGGACAAGCTGATATAGTAACTTTCTTACCGTCTAATTACATACCATCAATAGAGCAATTAGAATCAGAAGGGGTAGCATCTTTATATGAATACCCCAGCTTAGCTGCGTTTTTCTTCACTTTCAATGCTAACATAAGCGAACCTATTTTGAGTAGTCTGAATCCATCTTATCATATTCCATCATATTATTTTGCAAATCCATTGGTTAGAAAAGCATTTGCTTATGCATTTAATTATTCTGAATACATAAACGACATAGTTGGTAATGCTAAATATCATTTTGATTTCGGTAACCTATATTGCGGAGCTATAGTTTATGGTTTGCCATATTATGTTCCTCCATCAGAATTAAGCAATTGCCCAACATTTAACTTAACATATGCAAAGCAATTAATGGAAGAATCAGGATTTTACAACATATCAGTGTACTTCCCAATAATTGTATCAAGCGGTGATACTGTTGATTTCACAGCAGCAGAGATGTGGGCACAAGCATTACATGAAATGGATCCAAACATAAATGCTGTTCCCTTATATATGCCCAGCTCTACCATAGGAGCATATGGAATTCCAGGCCAAAACCCGATGCCAGTTTACAATGACGCATGGTATGCCGATTATCCCTTAGCAAATGATTTTACAGATGCATTATATTTGGAAACAAGTGGTGTGTATCCTGCCCCTAATGGATGGAATGTTTCCTATTTTGAGAACTTAAGCAAATACTTTGCATCTCAAGGAAATACTTTTCTTGCTAATCTATTTGAAAATGAATCTGAACAATATAATGAAATGGATAATTTAATTTTAATGGCAGATAAATATGCATTTACAGGCAATACAACTGCCGCACAACTATATTATAAACAGGCAGAACAAATTGGAATTGATCTTTATCTTTACGTATATACATATCAAC
- a CDS encoding MogA/MoaB family molybdenum cofactor biosynthesis protein, giving the protein MLVLARFALIVTSDSVYNGIKKDEITPIVEKMLKEYNQELVFKTIIKNNKEDLINALNNSLNISDIILVTGGTGISPKDISIDVVKSIAQKELPGFGEIHRMKSFNDVGYRVVLSRASAFIINKNLVAVSPGNPSAVKISLEILISIANHAVEQLSGKPHDK; this is encoded by the coding sequence GTGTTAGTATTGGCTAGATTTGCTTTAATTGTTACAAGCGATAGCGTTTATAATGGAATTAAGAAAGATGAGATAACACCCATTGTTGAAAAAATGTTAAAAGAATATAACCAAGAACTTGTCTTTAAGACAATTATAAAAAACAATAAAGAAGACTTAATAAATGCTTTAAATAATTCATTAAACATTTCTGATATTATTTTAGTAACAGGTGGAACTGGTATTTCCCCAAAAGATATTAGCATAGATGTTGTAAAATCAATAGCACAAAAGGAGTTACCTGGATTTGGAGAAATTCATAGAATGAAGAGTTTTAATGATGTTGGTTATAGAGTTGTATTAAGCAGAGCTTCAGCATTTATAATAAACAAAAACTTAGTTGCAGTAAGCCCTGGAAACCCTTCAGCAGTAAAGATATCGCTAGAAATCTTAATCTCTATAGCAAATCATGCAGTAGAGCAACTAAGTGGAAAACCCCATGATAAATGA
- a CDS encoding S-methyl-5'-thioadenosine phosphorylase codes for MGITLTVPKDVKAHVGIIGGSGLYKADIIENPKEVKVFTPYGEPSDYITVGEIKGVKVAFLPRHGKGHRYPPHKVNYRANIWALKSLGIKHVISVSAVGSLNENMKPGDFVIPDQFIDMTKLRNYTFFDGPTTVHVSMADPFCKYLSKKLYESSKSLGYTSHFGGTYICIEGPRFSTRAESRVWKEVFKADIIGMTLVPEVNLACEAQLCYSTLAMVTDYDVWAEKPVTAVEVERVMNQNIERARKILYDVIPKLSENPIEEECSCCKALEHAIQ; via the coding sequence TTGGGTATAACTTTAACAGTTCCAAAAGATGTAAAGGCTCATGTAGGTATTATAGGTGGTTCTGGATTATATAAAGCTGATATAATCGAAAATCCAAAAGAAGTTAAGGTTTTTACCCCATATGGAGAGCCTAGTGATTATATAACAGTTGGGGAAATTAAAGGAGTTAAAGTTGCATTTTTACCAAGGCATGGAAAAGGTCATAGATACCCTCCACATAAGGTTAATTATAGGGCAAACATTTGGGCATTAAAATCATTAGGAATTAAACATGTTATTAGTGTATCTGCAGTTGGGAGCTTAAATGAAAACATGAAACCTGGAGATTTTGTTATACCAGATCAATTTATAGATATGACTAAGTTAAGAAACTATACCTTCTTTGATGGTCCAACAACAGTCCATGTTAGTATGGCTGATCCATTTTGCAAATATTTAAGCAAAAAGCTTTATGAATCATCTAAGTCATTAGGATATACGTCTCATTTCGGAGGAACTTACATATGTATTGAAGGTCCTAGATTTTCAACAAGAGCAGAAAGTAGGGTTTGGAAAGAAGTTTTTAAGGCAGATATAATAGGGATGACTTTAGTTCCTGAAGTAAATTTAGCATGTGAAGCACAACTATGTTATTCTACTTTGGCTATGGTAACAGATTATGATGTCTGGGCAGAAAAGCCTGTAACTGCTGTGGAAGTTGAAAGAGTTATGAATCAAAATATAGAAAGGGCTAGGAAGATACTTTATGATGTCATTCCAAAATTATCAGAAAATCCTATAGAGGAAGAATGTAGCTGTTGTAAGGCGTTAGAGCATGCAATACAATGA
- the pth2 gene encoding peptidyl-tRNA hydrolase Pth2 → MVMKQSIVLRKDLKMGHGKAAAQASHASCDAIFEIIDSNKKDWKEWLDLWKKQGQMKVVLKVNSRDEIEEIYNQALQLGLPCSIISDAGRTQLPPGTITAVAIGPGPEEIIDKITGKLKLY, encoded by the coding sequence ATGGTAATGAAACAATCGATAGTATTGAGAAAAGATTTAAAGATGGGTCATGGTAAGGCAGCCGCTCAAGCTTCCCATGCAAGTTGTGATGCTATTTTTGAGATTATAGATTCTAATAAGAAGGATTGGAAAGAATGGCTAGATTTATGGAAGAAACAAGGTCAAATGAAGGTAGTATTAAAAGTTAATTCAAGAGATGAAATAGAGGAAATATATAATCAGGCATTGCAACTAGGATTACCATGCTCTATTATAAGCGATGCGGGCAGGACCCAATTACCTCCTGGTACTATTACTGCTGTAGCAATTGGGCCAGGGCCTGAAGAAATTATAGATAAAATAACTGGTAAGCTTAAATTATATTAA
- a CDS encoding phosphoribosyltransferase — translation MPKVSVKLVSWSEIVDWAYNLSKLIESSNFNPDIIVAVARGGYVPARLLCDFLGVSDLLSVQSQHWIEAAKVTQKAILRYPYKIDAKNKNILVVDDIVDTGETLKLAKEYIAESWNPKDIRTASLQWISSVAKYKPDYYLIEVKDWSWYQYPWTRLEDIMEFIERIFKEDERAKKGLDYEELKSIFIEWYGISDKDLGEYWNLAFDKLISKKIIYKNGEKYYYELKRK, via the coding sequence TTGCCTAAAGTGTCAGTTAAACTAGTAAGTTGGTCTGAAATAGTTGATTGGGCATATAATTTAAGTAAATTAATAGAAAGCTCAAATTTTAATCCAGATATTATAGTTGCAGTTGCAAGAGGCGGTTATGTTCCTGCTAGACTCCTATGCGATTTTTTAGGGGTAAGCGATTTATTAAGTGTACAAAGCCAACATTGGATAGAAGCTGCAAAGGTTACACAAAAAGCAATACTAAGGTATCCATATAAAATAGATGCTAAAAATAAAAATATACTTGTGGTTGATGATATAGTAGATACTGGAGAAACATTGAAATTAGCTAAGGAATATATTGCAGAAAGTTGGAACCCTAAGGATATTAGAACAGCATCTTTGCAATGGATAAGTTCTGTAGCTAAATATAAACCAGATTATTATTTAATTGAGGTAAAAGACTGGTCTTGGTATCAATATCCATGGACTAGGTTGGAGGATATCATGGAATTTATAGAAAGAATATTTAAAGAAGATGAGAGGGCTAAAAAAGGTTTAGATTATGAAGAGCTAAAGAGTATCTTTATAGAATGGTATGGAATTAGTGATAAAGATTTAGGAGAGTATTGGAATTTAGCCTTTGATAAATTGATTTCAAAAAAAATAATTTATAAAAATGGTGAAAAGTATTATTATGAATTAAAAAGAAAATGA
- the pyk gene encoding pyruvate kinase — protein sequence MRLLKIVATVGPANYDYNVIRKMVASGTDAFRINMSHGDQKQWEDFIDLINKASNELGIKVTKIADLEGPRVRLGNFEPVKIQQGQNLVLRYENSKIDGIPVDNKVFFSSIEQGDKILIDDGKVSAEVEIVEKDSAEVRIIEGDLLEPRKGVVLAGKEFDMPPITDKDLNDMKFIAAKDFDYVMVSFVRNSKHIDIVREALKKQGANNIGLLAKIETPSGVKNIDEISEAADGIVVARGDLGMHFPLEQLPMIQKKIIESARRKLKPVILATEIFMSMIERPVPSRGEISDVYKAVEEGVDGFLVTSETSIGKYPVQVIIWLSRVIQEAQKHITPNRIEISDISDARIAKGVVDLANDIGAEIVSYATTIDMSRFIAGFRPSKPIYTGVSEESVAKKLNIFYGIKPLIVGQSNNEEEGLKVTESYLRKEGVLGAGDTVIETARSLEENSFIIKVKQLM from the coding sequence ATGAGATTACTTAAAATAGTTGCAACAGTAGGACCGGCTAATTATGATTATAATGTTATTAGAAAAATGGTTGCAAGCGGAACAGATGCGTTCAGAATAAATATGAGCCATGGAGATCAAAAACAATGGGAAGATTTTATTGATCTAATTAATAAAGCATCTAATGAACTAGGAATCAAAGTAACAAAAATAGCAGATTTGGAAGGACCTAGAGTCAGATTGGGGAATTTTGAACCAGTTAAAATACAACAAGGCCAAAATCTAGTATTAAGATATGAGAATTCTAAAATAGATGGAATCCCAGTTGATAATAAAGTGTTTTTCTCATCTATTGAGCAAGGAGATAAAATATTAATAGATGACGGAAAGGTTTCTGCCGAAGTAGAAATCGTAGAAAAAGATTCTGCAGAAGTAAGAATAATAGAAGGTGATTTACTTGAACCAAGAAAAGGTGTTGTTTTAGCTGGAAAAGAATTTGATATGCCGCCTATAACAGATAAAGATTTAAATGATATGAAGTTCATAGCAGCAAAAGACTTTGATTATGTTATGGTAAGTTTTGTAAGAAACTCCAAGCATATTGATATTGTAAGAGAAGCTCTTAAAAAGCAAGGAGCAAATAATATTGGACTATTAGCAAAGATTGAGACTCCAAGCGGCGTTAAAAATATTGATGAAATAAGCGAGGCTGCTGATGGAATAGTAGTAGCTAGAGGAGATTTAGGGATGCATTTTCCACTTGAGCAATTACCCATGATACAAAAGAAGATAATAGAAAGTGCTAGAAGAAAATTAAAACCAGTTATTTTGGCAACTGAAATATTTATGAGCATGATAGAAAGACCTGTTCCTTCAAGAGGGGAGATATCAGATGTATACAAGGCTGTTGAAGAAGGAGTTGATGGATTTTTGGTAACATCAGAGACCTCTATAGGAAAATATCCTGTACAAGTTATCATTTGGCTAAGTAGGGTTATACAAGAAGCACAAAAGCATATAACACCAAATAGAATAGAAATAAGCGATATATCCGATGCAAGAATCGCGAAGGGTGTTGTTGATTTAGCTAATGATATAGGTGCTGAGATTGTATCTTATGCTACAACAATAGATATGTCTAGATTTATTGCTGGGTTTAGACCATCAAAACCCATTTATACAGGTGTATCAGAAGAATCCGTAGCAAAGAAACTTAACATATTCTATGGAATTAAACCTTTAATTGTTGGTCAATCTAATAACGAAGAAGAAGGGTTAAAGGTGACGGAAAGCTATTTAAGAAAGGAAGGCGTTTTAGGTGCAGGCGATACAGTAATAGAAACAGCAAGAAGTCTAGAGGAAAATTCATTTATTATAAAAGTTAAACAATTGATGTAA
- a CDS encoding nucleotidyltransferase, whose amino-acid sequence MVSLKAFVEILRKLLDEGVKFTIIGDTVILLNIKSEDLGEDIDLFVESPSILENENFYEELSNKNKWSYGKTWLGTPRITAVIFNEEINLDLYENLYDFYIPNSFINNAQRIDINGLRLKTISIEQYLVLKSYSGKEEDIEKLKDILNIIKKNKIRIHEDKIVEAAKEVGEENTILRKLKELGYLR is encoded by the coding sequence TTGGTTTCGTTAAAGGCTTTTGTAGAAATATTAAGAAAATTATTAGATGAGGGAGTTAAATTTACAATTATAGGAGACACTGTTATTCTATTAAATATAAAAAGTGAAGATCTAGGAGAAGATATAGATCTTTTTGTTGAATCGCCAAGTATATTAGAAAATGAAAACTTTTATGAAGAGCTTTCAAATAAAAATAAGTGGAGTTATGGAAAAACATGGCTAGGTACTCCAAGAATTACTGCCGTAATTTTTAATGAAGAAATAAATTTAGATCTATATGAAAATCTTTATGATTTTTATATACCAAATTCTTTTATTAATAATGCCCAAAGAATCGATATTAATGGTTTAAGGCTTAAGACAATAAGCATTGAACAATATTTGGTATTAAAATCGTATTCGGGAAAAGAAGAAGATATAGAAAAACTAAAAGATATTTTGAACATAATAAAGAAAAATAAAATTAGAATACATGAAGATAAAATAGTTGAAGCTGCCAAAGAAGTTGGAGAAGAAAATACTATATTGAGAAAGTTAAAAGAATTAGGTTATTTGAGGTGA
- a CDS encoding ABC transporter substrate-binding protein — translation MDKVGNRAISRGALIGIIVVIIVVIIVGGVAYYYSTKKPTSTTSTVSAPPYILIGTLYASSGSYASSSMPEYEGLQLWAKWVNESGGIYVKEYGKKIPVKIVAYDDQSNPTTAQSLYQQLVTVNHVNVLVADFGSVLTAPAVTYANASHILLWDVTGSSYAFFINNPYIILTSLPVSPYFITYVAPFLHSLNITKVAVIYAANDFNAYQDYFLGTYFKQYGITAVVNESFPTSTTDFSSYIATIESAKPQAVLELGYPTDDIPFLNQVASSGYHFPMVLTNFPGQLLPDFLSAVGANMNGTFTLAYPPLVSYTPNYGPNLTEFYKLWNSTYPTIPPNFLSIAGFNAGLIIGLAIQDAGTLNQTAIKAAVLNDISGKITTIDGLFNVTQYGMQVGENPLPAQVWVYPNGTANVVLLWPPNLATGKAVYPAP, via the coding sequence TTGGATAAAGTTGGGAATAGAGCTATTTCTAGAGGAGCATTGATAGGAATTATTGTTGTTATTATTGTTGTTATTATTGTGGGAGGAGTCGCGTACTATTATTCTACAAAGAAACCAACTTCAACAACATCTACTGTTTCAGCACCACCATATATTTTAATTGGTACATTGTATGCATCTAGCGGTAGCTACGCTTCATCTTCAATGCCAGAATATGAAGGGCTTCAGTTATGGGCTAAGTGGGTTAATGAAAGTGGAGGTATTTATGTAAAAGAATATGGTAAAAAGATACCTGTTAAAATTGTAGCATATGATGATCAAAGCAATCCAACAACAGCACAATCACTTTATCAGCAATTAGTTACAGTTAACCATGTTAATGTATTAGTAGCAGATTTCGGTTCAGTCTTAACAGCGCCAGCTGTTACATATGCTAACGCAAGCCATATATTACTTTGGGATGTAACCGGTTCTTCGTATGCATTCTTCATTAATAATCCATATATAATCTTAACATCTTTACCTGTTTCACCATATTTCATAACTTATGTTGCACCATTTTTGCATTCATTAAATATAACGAAGGTTGCTGTTATTTATGCAGCAAATGACTTTAATGCATATCAAGACTACTTCTTAGGCACTTATTTCAAACAATATGGAATTACAGCTGTAGTTAATGAAAGCTTCCCCACATCAACAACAGATTTCTCTAGCTATATTGCAACCATAGAAAGCGCGAAGCCACAGGCTGTTTTAGAATTAGGATATCCTACAGATGATATACCATTCTTAAATCAAGTAGCATCATCAGGTTATCATTTCCCCATGGTCTTAACCAATTTCCCTGGACAACTATTACCGGACTTCTTATCAGCAGTTGGAGCTAATATGAATGGAACCTTTACTTTAGCCTATCCTCCATTGGTTAGCTACACACCAAATTATGGTCCTAATTTGACAGAATTCTATAAGCTATGGAACAGTACATATCCAACTATTCCTCCAAACTTCTTATCAATAGCAGGATTTAATGCTGGATTGATAATAGGATTAGCAATACAAGATGCAGGAACATTAAATCAAACTGCTATTAAAGCCGCTGTTTTAAATGATATAAGCGGTAAAATAACAACTATTGATGGGTTATTTAATGTAACTCAATATGGAATGCAAGTAGGAGAAAATCCATTACCAGCTCAAGTTTGGGTATATCCAAACGGTACAGCTAATGTTGTACTATTATGGCCTCCCAATTTAGCAACTGGCAAAGCAGTTTATCCTGCTCCTTAA
- a CDS encoding ABC transporter ATP-binding protein — protein sequence MLQISSLTKTFGKLKAVDNFSMEIEKGEVKALIGPNGAGKTTVVNLVTGVLEPDSGRIRVDNHCLLKLPPHKRTKMGISRTYQIPKPYPNLTVLENVLVSSYFGAGLKGEEAMANAVESLKFVGIYSMADKYAKELNSEQQKLLDFARALATRPKYIMIDEIGAGLGVGEQEEIASKIKELGKKGYGVLYIGHLMKMVKAVSDKVIVMNEGKKLFEGTYEEAVNNEEVIKIYLGEKYAKS from the coding sequence ATGTTACAAATATCGTCTTTAACAAAAACCTTTGGAAAATTAAAGGCAGTTGATAATTTTAGTATGGAGATAGAAAAAGGAGAAGTCAAAGCTCTTATAGGTCCTAATGGTGCAGGAAAAACAACTGTAGTAAATTTAGTTACAGGAGTCTTAGAACCAGATAGTGGAAGAATAAGAGTTGATAATCATTGCTTACTAAAACTTCCTCCCCATAAAAGAACTAAGATGGGTATTTCCAGGACATACCAAATTCCAAAGCCTTATCCAAATCTAACTGTATTAGAAAACGTGTTAGTTAGTTCATACTTCGGCGCAGGTCTAAAAGGAGAAGAAGCAATGGCAAATGCTGTTGAAAGCCTTAAGTTTGTAGGTATATATTCTATGGCTGATAAATATGCCAAAGAATTAAACTCAGAGCAGCAAAAACTTCTTGATTTTGCTAGAGCTTTAGCAACAAGGCCTAAATATATAATGATAGACGAAATAGGAGCAGGCCTAGGTGTTGGGGAACAAGAAGAAATTGCATCAAAAATAAAAGAATTGGGTAAAAAAGGATATGGAGTTTTATACATTGGTCATTTAATGAAGATGGTTAAAGCAGTTTCTGATAAAGTAATTGTAATGAATGAAGGTAAAAAATTATTTGAAGGTACATATGAAGAGGCAGTAAATAATGAAGAAGTTATAAAAATTTATCTAGGTGAGAAGTATGCTAAAAGTTGA
- a CDS encoding ABC transporter ATP-binding protein, giving the protein MLKVDHIYSGYGDLKIIKDVTFDVNKDETVLILGLNGAGKTTLLKSIAGFVKLFSGKIILDNNDITKLDSYKRAKLGITMIMEQAIFPDLTVKENMEIAHSKTRNSKFNDELNNILKTFPELKTFLKIKAQALSGGQRKMLSMAMALLSKPKLLILDEPSAGLSPLMVSRVVKYVSLLKENGITILIAEQNPSFIDVADKVMVLESGVIKLMGNASEIANNNEVRKTFFQVS; this is encoded by the coding sequence ATGCTAAAAGTTGATCATATTTATTCGGGTTATGGAGACCTCAAAATCATTAAAGATGTTACATTTGATGTAAATAAAGATGAAACAGTCCTTATATTGGGTTTAAATGGTGCAGGTAAAACAACATTATTAAAATCAATAGCAGGTTTTGTAAAACTTTTTTCGGGCAAAATAATTCTTGATAATAATGATATAACAAAGCTAGACTCATATAAGAGGGCTAAACTAGGTATAACTATGATTATGGAACAAGCAATCTTTCCAGATTTAACAGTAAAAGAAAATATGGAGATAGCTCACTCAAAAACAAGAAACTCTAAGTTTAATGATGAATTAAATAATATATTAAAAACGTTTCCTGAATTGAAAACCTTCCTAAAAATTAAGGCCCAAGCATTATCTGGAGGGCAAAGAAAGATGCTTTCAATGGCTATGGCTTTGTTATCTAAACCAAAATTATTGATATTAGATGAACCATCAGCAGGCCTATCACCATTAATGGTATCTAGGGTTGTAAAATATGTAAGTTTGTTAAAGGAGAATGGAATAACTATATTAATAGCAGAACAAAATCCATCTTTTATAGATGTTGCAGATAAGGTAATGGTATTAGAATCTGGTGTAATAAAATTAATGGGTAATGCATCAGAAATAGCTAATAATAATGAGGTAAGAAAAACATTTTTCCAGGTATCATAA